Within the Salvia hispanica cultivar TCC Black 2014 chromosome 4, UniMelb_Shisp_WGS_1.0, whole genome shotgun sequence genome, the region AACATTACTTCTCTGCAAATATATGATATCATCATTATAACTTTGCCCTTAAATTTAGGTTAGCATAGAGTATAAAAATCAATCAGAATGGAAAAAACAACACATGATATAAAGTATATTGGAATGTGGCACAAAAGTTACAGGAAAACATCATCTCCCAATATGTGCATATGTcagtaaacaaaaaataaataaaactaaatgaaaaattaatgtagGCTCAGGGATTCTGGTGATGTCTACCTCCAACAGTTCAAAAAGTTCAGTAACCCCATCTCTAAATGCAATCCTTGATTTTTCCACGGAGCTCTTTATTGCATCAAAGTTGAGTCCTCCCTCAACAAGAAGGCCATGTGTTTTTTCCCACCTGCGTATACAGACTCAAACACTTCAACTCCCTCAGAGCCAGTTGAAAACTTTCAGAAATTTAAACATTTGATAGAAAAAGTATTGAGGAATAATATATTGGACGGCTTAAGACACTTCCAGTCTCTAACAAGACGAGCTAATAATGAGGGAGCATATGAAAGTGAAACATGGTTGTAATTCCATTCTTAGGATATGTAAGGTCACATACCACTCTTCCATAAGTTTTGCTTTCTCGTCAAGAGGAATGGCAGGGTCAATTTCTAATGGATGGTAATGATCATATAATTCTTGCCTCTTTAAATCATACTCAGGATTTCCCTGTTGCAGGAGGGCATGACTACCTACAATTTTAGTATTTAGCAAAAAGTTAGTATGGACATTAAGGGTTCCGAAGCCTACTCTATAGGTGGCTATATTTGGAATTAGTGAAAGAACAGTCAgatataaatgaaatggaacATGGTGGACCATATCCCAAAATGTAAAACAAGTAACATACTATGCCCTCGCTGCCCATTGACCAAATACTTAGTTAGTGTGGCGTCAAAATCTGCAATAACCTGACATTTTAAAGTAGGATACATGTTACATATACGCACAGATGGCCAAGAAGTACGCACATGTTAATAAAATGCCAACCCTCAAAAAGTGGACGATATGAATAAGTATAGAGAACAAGACATCAGCAAACATGACTGAATATAGAAatcaaatagtagtactaattttttatacatttactAAATCTTAACTAGCTtctcttattatttattgactGTGCTCtctaaaaaattttcacaatttatAGCTGATAATTATCTTGCAGGTCACCCCCCCTAACTTTGTGTTCCCAGATGCCTCTAAATTCTTATGTAGATATATATCCAGTTATAACTGAGTCTGCCTAAGTATTATTGTCAATTCGTATTTTACCTTTTATGTAAATATCTGAACAAAGTGTAACTATATAATAACATTGCACTTACACTCTAGCAGCCATTGTAGTTTCAATTCTAAACAAGTAGAATACggctaaatattttatgtcaGCCATCACAAAGGACCAAGAGTTATTTTCCatgaaataaaagatttggaaATCACTAGTCTCCGAGCAATGTTAATTTCAGTTGTAAGATATCTTATATCTTACAACAATTCCacaaatatatactagtatgtaGCAGTGTAGCACATATGAACACAATCTGCTTACATATCGAGGTTACACAGATTAATATAATTACCAATTACAGAAATTCGAGAAGTACATTATCTGGTTCGAGCGCAGAAACATAACAACTTTCCACCAATTATGATTAATCTAGACGAAACAAAACCTGCAGCTTCGAAGTGCCATCGCGTAGAATAGATGATATTTTGGTGTGTAGCAATTGAGGGTCTCCCACCATCACTTGAGCACCATCAAACACAACATGTTCCATAGTTTCACCTCGATTGTCAGTGTTCCTGCAGTAGTTTCTATATGACACCCCACACTCTCCTCTGTGACATACATATGTACACACTAAGCCATTTTCCAGCTCAATAGCAGATCAAAACAGcaacaaaatcataataacCCATTCCAAAAACAACAGCGTAACGGAACAATTTTTAGCGGTTTATCATATAAATGAGAGCAATGCGATACAGATTATGCGCGAAGAGAGGAGAAGAGCGGTGAATTACCTGATTCTAAGGTGGAAAGGGACGAAGCGAATGGGGAGAGAGGAAATTCGAAGCCAGTAGCTCATCAGGAAGTAGACTGCTGTGGTATTTGATACTCCCTGTTGCAAAAGATGGGTAGGGctgaataaataataaaataaataaatagttagtaatattaatataggGGAGTGATGTATTACTAActaataacttaattgctgactataattaaaaaatagtattaattagatattcaaattaagggcttagatcattaatccccaaatgtcaatacgatcaacgaaaaacgtcaataaggccataggattaattccaaaaaatatcaataggggtattaatgtcaatcaACTACATGTTTacttataactaacttttaaaagaaatcccaaaactttaaatacatataacatatatcaaattaaagataatttcataaggatccaacgatatcctacatgcatatgctGCGacgttataaaattaaaaaaattcaaaattttttaattttttcgtaatagcagaaatgtcaacatattatataaaatatgtcaatataatacatatagaatgtcaatatacggaatgggttaacattctaaAAGCATTGCGTtgacattcttaaagcattgtgttgatatttttaaaatactatattgacattttcatccaaaaccctaatttggagtttttttttatctttttaattttattaataaaaataaaaattacacgtggcaaattgtagaccacacgttttctaaaattctatggccttaaattaattgtagttagcaattaaatgatgagttagcaattgatcactctcctattaatataaacataaatataaataaataaaataacgtAAGAGTGTGATTCAATTAAAACACGTGGGAGAAACTTCAAAATGTGCGTGTTTGAGTAGGAGttgatgaaaaatgaaagagaaaatatatatggacTGAAATTTACAAAATGATTAAAGCATTACTGGATTATAAAACTATGGAAAAGAATGTCATGTTGTACAAACTAGGTCATCTTATCTTAATTGAACATCCCATTTCAATAGATTACCTAaaccaaattttaatactccatccatctcataaaaatatatacatttgaaatgatacgaaaattaatacataattggtaaagtgcgaaaaaggatgaaaatgatagttaaaaattttaaacagtATTTGTGGATAGTGATTAGTGAGTATTCATCTCAGTAGGTAATCTCAGTAGGTCATCTTATCTTAATTGAACATCTCATTTCCATAGACTACtacttaaaacaaaattttaatacttcatccgtcccataaaaatatgtgcttTTAAAATGGTACgagaattaatatataattagtaaaatacgAGAGATGATGAGAATGATCcactcaaaatttaaaattgttaatGGATAGTGAAgacctacattattattagtgt harbors:
- the LOC125222378 gene encoding 7-methylguanosine phosphate-specific 5'-nucleotidase A-like isoform X1, which produces MSYWLRISSLPIRFVPFHLRIRGECGVSYRNYCRNTDNRGETMEHVVFDGAQVMVGDPQLLHTKISSILRDGTSKLQVIADFDATLTKYLVNGQRGHSSHALLQQGNPEYDLKRQELYDHYHPLEIDPAIPLDEKAKLMEEWWEKTHGLLVEGGLNFDAIKSSVEKSRIAFRDGVTELFELLERSNVPVLIFSAGLADIIEEVFRQKLHRPFKNVRIVSNRMVFDQNGNLVSFKGKTIHVLNKNEHAIDMAGPVHEELGYSEDSTPDASSVKLRTNVLLLGDHIGDLGMSDGLNYSTRISVGFLNDNIESSSDSYQKAFDVVYLNDASMWGVVKLASQLCSTVSNGCGNQ
- the LOC125222378 gene encoding 7-methylguanosine phosphate-specific 5'-nucleotidase A-like isoform X2, with amino-acid sequence MSYWLRISSLPIRFVPFHLRIRNTDNRGETMEHVVFDGAQVMVGDPQLLHTKISSILRDGTSKLQVIADFDATLTKYLVNGQRGHSSHALLQQGNPEYDLKRQELYDHYHPLEIDPAIPLDEKAKLMEEWWEKTHGLLVEGGLNFDAIKSSVEKSRIAFRDGVTELFELLERSNVPVLIFSAGLADIIEEVFRQKLHRPFKNVRIVSNRMVFDQNGNLVSFKGKTIHVLNKNEHAIDMAGPVHEELGYSEDSTPDASSVKLRTNVLLLGDHIGDLGMSDGLNYSTRISVGFLNDNIESSSDSYQKAFDVVYLNDASMWGVVKLASQLCSTVSNGCGNQ